A single genomic interval of Granulicella tundricola MP5ACTX9 harbors:
- a CDS encoding glycoside hydrolase family 27 protein, with protein MIAMSFTLKDNFSRPWSLAAALLFLMSSVPAATQTPGIGQKPYLGWSSSSQQSLSSSFLTQANIAAQSDALQSSGLGIHGFTYINIDSGWQGSFDSNGRPLPDTSRFPDIQALIRHIHSNGQQVGITWSPGVPQAAVSSNAQILDTTYHLKDILAVPYAIGNTLSPPSGTTSSSNTPVGNQAQTSTSLVSSRCVSTTNCVASVATSSLPDYKIDYTRSGAQEYVSSILSLFAAWGVDAVVLDGVGPSTLNQSVDNQADVAAWGTAITQNGRPIWFTVSSALDQDYLPTWERYANARRIAGNLECAGSCPTITNWPLSSQKLYDLVSWQNTAGPLTGWNDLGPLVIGDSATGGLSPAEQESLITFWAMANAPMYLGGDLIALDQVSRQRLTNDEVLAVDQSGRPAA; from the coding sequence ATGATCGCGATGTCGTTCACTTTGAAAGATAATTTTAGCCGGCCCTGGAGTTTGGCCGCTGCGTTATTGTTTCTGATGTCGAGCGTCCCAGCGGCCACTCAGACGCCCGGGATCGGACAGAAGCCGTATCTCGGATGGAGCAGTTCCAGTCAGCAATCTCTTTCAAGCAGCTTCCTGACGCAGGCCAACATCGCGGCGCAATCAGATGCCCTCCAATCTTCCGGTTTGGGCATTCATGGGTTCACCTACATCAATATCGACTCCGGGTGGCAAGGAAGCTTTGACTCGAATGGACGCCCCCTTCCTGATACGTCTCGATTCCCTGATATTCAGGCGTTAATCAGGCACATCCATTCAAATGGGCAGCAAGTAGGTATCACATGGAGTCCAGGAGTGCCGCAGGCTGCCGTCTCATCGAACGCGCAGATCCTCGATACTACGTACCACCTCAAGGACATTCTGGCCGTCCCATACGCCATCGGGAACACCCTTTCTCCACCCAGTGGGACCACGTCGAGTTCAAATACTCCAGTCGGCAATCAGGCCCAAACCTCCACGTCGCTCGTTTCGAGCCGATGTGTCTCGACTACGAATTGCGTGGCCTCTGTCGCAACTTCGTCTCTGCCCGACTACAAAATCGACTACACAAGATCCGGTGCACAAGAATACGTCTCCTCAATCTTGAGTTTGTTTGCCGCGTGGGGCGTGGACGCGGTTGTGCTCGATGGCGTCGGACCCTCGACCCTCAATCAGTCTGTCGACAATCAGGCTGATGTGGCCGCCTGGGGCACGGCGATCACCCAGAACGGTCGACCGATATGGTTTACGGTCTCATCTGCTCTGGATCAGGATTATCTGCCAACTTGGGAGCGTTATGCCAACGCTCGTCGTATCGCAGGCAACCTTGAATGCGCGGGCAGCTGCCCCACGATCACCAACTGGCCACTGAGTTCCCAGAAGCTTTATGACCTGGTGTCTTGGCAGAATACGGCAGGTCCTCTGACGGGGTGGAACGATCTTGGTCCCTTAGTTATAGGAGACTCCGCTACGGGCGGACTAAGTCCCGCGGAACAGGAGTCCCTAATCACCTTTTGGGCGATGGCAAACGCGCCCATGTACCTAGGTGGCGACCTGATCGCCTTGGACCAAGTAAGCCGACAGCGACTCACCAATGACGAAGTGCTCGCAGTGGACCAATCCGGACGGCCTGCCGCATAA
- a CDS encoding FRG domain-containing protein: MAKSDLSNPSMEAGENAAETLAPMRNLLGHVSTLAELETLVEGFRKEHPEEMLLFRGQTTCYPTVRSGLSRPKARYQPDVEQGLGAIIGGILGHDSVSIRNVPFRRAVLQHYSVQTHYIDLTSDMGVAAWFATSTLRPRRVIYAGAPLRTLDQSSYERRTEGLGYVLLFAIPNADELIANQRLFDISNLEPFLRPARQKAWLMSDRAPLLPDPNDFWAATITVDCGHFQSALSMQQLFPPPAEDKGYARLTDIPFVEIPDEWMRKEEEPRSEKKLKIDFGMRALPVPEYTARTDKDEFDHKWSDRTLSEAKPMQMWPAWNFELIDEISSISGNVANATKLTLSPRAQRILHDPGHNIPLRWPNLGTDELLFTFAQFGHDKVCDIEYPYHGVWLHRDKELVIEHPMTADEDVMNVHAGHVFEFIGQDLQRHDIGTSCKCGEPEGHEARVRAMLRLSALVEIEVLSMIPHPLNFSNWYFVL, translated from the coding sequence ATGGCAAAATCCGATTTATCAAACCCTTCCATGGAAGCGGGTGAGAACGCTGCAGAAACCTTGGCACCGATGCGGAATCTCCTCGGCCATGTGAGTACGCTCGCGGAGCTCGAAACTCTGGTCGAGGGATTCCGCAAGGAACATCCCGAAGAGATGCTCCTTTTCCGGGGGCAGACGACTTGTTATCCGACCGTGCGGTCTGGACTCTCTCGACCGAAAGCACGCTATCAGCCTGATGTGGAGCAGGGGTTGGGTGCCATTATCGGCGGCATCCTCGGACATGACTCGGTTTCCATTCGCAACGTGCCATTCCGGCGGGCTGTGCTTCAGCATTACAGCGTGCAAACGCATTACATTGATCTGACTTCGGATATGGGCGTTGCCGCGTGGTTTGCCACGAGTACGCTCCGACCGCGCCGTGTTATCTACGCAGGCGCCCCTCTCCGCACCCTCGATCAGTCCTCGTACGAACGCCGTACGGAAGGGCTCGGCTACGTACTCCTGTTTGCCATTCCGAATGCTGACGAGTTGATCGCGAATCAGCGGCTGTTCGACATCTCAAACCTGGAGCCATTTCTACGTCCGGCGAGACAGAAAGCTTGGCTGATGTCAGATAGAGCGCCGCTACTGCCTGATCCGAATGACTTCTGGGCGGCGACGATCACGGTTGATTGTGGTCATTTTCAATCGGCTCTCTCGATGCAGCAACTCTTTCCGCCACCGGCTGAGGACAAAGGATATGCACGGTTGACGGATATCCCCTTTGTGGAGATACCGGATGAGTGGATGCGCAAAGAAGAGGAGCCACGCTCAGAAAAGAAGCTCAAGATCGACTTTGGGATGCGTGCTCTACCTGTGCCGGAGTACACGGCCCGCACCGACAAAGACGAGTTCGATCACAAGTGGTCCGACCGCACTTTATCCGAAGCGAAGCCGATGCAGATGTGGCCAGCCTGGAACTTCGAGCTGATAGATGAGATTTCCTCCATTTCTGGAAACGTCGCAAATGCGACGAAGCTCACTCTGTCACCTCGCGCGCAAAGGATCTTGCATGATCCGGGGCATAACATTCCGCTGCGATGGCCGAACCTTGGCACCGACGAACTGCTCTTCACCTTCGCGCAATTTGGGCATGACAAGGTATGCGATATCGAGTATCCGTATCATGGCGTTTGGCTGCATCGGGACAAAGAGCTTGTGATCGAGCATCCGATGACGGCAGACGAAGATGTCATGAACGTACACGCCGGGCATGTCTTCGAGTTCATCGGCCAAGACTTGCAGCGTCACGACATAGGGACATCCTGCAAGTGCGGTGAGCCGGAGGGGCACGAGGCTCGGGTTCGGGCGATGCTGCGACTGTCTGCACTGGTCGAGATTGAGGTGCTGAGTATGATTCCGCACCCGCTGAATTTTTCTAACTGGTACTTTGTGCTGTAA
- a CDS encoding tetratricopeptide repeat protein → MTIRSLALYACIAAIPCVSLAQQQHHHSGEGISQEALVKVGTVHFPISCSAHVQIPFERGVAMLHSFWYEEARKQFAAVASSDPSCAMAQWGLAMTEWRPFWDGMPEERRKAGIEEIDKAASLDPKTDRERRYIAALRDYLHSDPTQNVVAVRKYADAMGELHTADPSDVEAFAFYGLGLSAAASLDPKDPIASDREALAVLMPGFKAHPDHPGFAHYIIHTCDNPQLAREALPAAEKYAAIAPASAHALHMPGHIFARLGMWKEDIAVNRASVRASELAAKEHLDGVSHEMHAYEFLLYAYLQEGDDTHAREIVQDVSPMIRHLAAIPGIQNDGMYLFTSYMQVEFPSIYHLERHEWNDVLAIAEPAHPLVSSRYFLFWAQAIAAGHLRDASAADQALANAQSIYKAVAAEGSPISAEIHATFLTMKAWQDYAHHRDAEALAQLSASADEQDRVGQAEVDIPAREMYADMLLADGRPAEALNEYKIALHLSPNRFNGLAGAARAAAEVGHLDEARTFYGSLLRLTDDGHASGRPEVSRAKAFLNQQDK, encoded by the coding sequence ATGACGATCCGATCCCTTGCACTGTACGCTTGCATCGCCGCTATTCCATGTGTTTCGCTGGCACAGCAGCAGCACCACCATAGCGGCGAAGGCATTTCGCAAGAAGCTCTAGTGAAAGTCGGTACGGTTCACTTTCCGATCTCATGCAGCGCGCATGTTCAGATTCCGTTTGAACGTGGTGTCGCTATGCTTCACTCCTTCTGGTACGAAGAGGCTCGGAAGCAGTTTGCTGCTGTAGCCTCCTCGGATCCCTCCTGCGCCATGGCACAATGGGGTCTTGCTATGACCGAATGGCGCCCGTTTTGGGACGGCATGCCCGAGGAAAGGCGGAAGGCTGGTATCGAAGAGATTGACAAAGCGGCATCGCTTGACCCCAAGACCGACCGTGAACGCCGCTACATCGCCGCATTACGCGATTATTTGCATTCGGACCCCACGCAAAACGTTGTCGCTGTCCGCAAATATGCGGACGCTATGGGCGAACTTCACACAGCGGATCCGAGCGACGTGGAAGCGTTTGCTTTTTACGGTCTGGGTCTCTCGGCAGCGGCCTCCCTGGATCCAAAGGATCCAATTGCTTCCGATCGCGAGGCCTTGGCCGTACTAATGCCGGGATTCAAAGCACACCCCGACCACCCCGGATTCGCACACTACATCATTCATACCTGCGATAACCCTCAACTTGCCCGGGAGGCGCTGCCCGCTGCCGAGAAGTATGCGGCAATCGCTCCCGCATCGGCACATGCCCTCCACATGCCTGGCCATATTTTCGCGCGGCTCGGTATGTGGAAGGAAGACATCGCGGTCAATCGCGCTTCAGTACGAGCTTCTGAACTGGCCGCGAAAGAGCACCTCGATGGAGTCTCCCATGAGATGCACGCGTATGAGTTCTTGCTTTATGCCTATCTGCAAGAGGGCGACGACACGCATGCACGAGAGATTGTTCAGGATGTCAGCCCGATGATTCGGCATCTGGCAGCGATACCGGGAATCCAGAATGACGGGATGTACCTGTTCACCTCTTACATGCAGGTTGAATTTCCCTCCATCTACCATCTGGAGCGCCACGAGTGGAATGACGTGCTGGCGATTGCCGAACCAGCGCATCCACTGGTGTCCTCGCGATATTTTCTTTTCTGGGCTCAGGCCATTGCTGCGGGCCATCTGCGCGATGCCAGCGCGGCTGATCAGGCCCTCGCGAATGCGCAATCGATCTACAAGGCCGTCGCCGCTGAGGGGTCGCCGATCTCGGCGGAGATCCATGCAACGTTCCTGACGATGAAGGCATGGCAAGACTACGCGCATCATCGCGATGCGGAAGCTCTTGCGCAGCTCTCGGCATCGGCTGACGAGCAGGATCGGGTAGGCCAAGCCGAAGTGGACATCCCGGCGCGCGAGATGTATGCAGACATGCTGCTTGCAGATGGGCGCCCTGCTGAGGCCTTGAATGAATATAAGATCGCCTTGCATTTGAGTCCTAATCGTTTCAACGGCCTAGCTGGCGCAGCCCGAGCTGCAGCAGAGGTTGGTCATCTGGACGAGGCTCGCACTTTCTATGGCTCGCTACTGCGCCTCACCGACGATGGACACGCGTCAGGCCGACCCGAAGTCAGTCGAGCGAAAGCATTCCTTAATCAGCAAGACAAATGA
- a CDS encoding malate dehydrogenase: MALSIAIVGAGGAVGSALLMHLLKSSTLQAGDEVVLLGRGTPESSGRLFAIRMDLLDAFDESAIRISVCESIGDLKADVVIIAAGYTISPSRRTRRDLAASNQPLFQSLAAKLSRTVPNALFLIVSNPVELAVGIFAAHMEPQRVIGIGAQQDSLRFARAIASQIGVHRSKVRASVLGEHGQAMVPLWSSVHLTLDEPETASRLAALIERFENSDTRSEVNRTRDTLESLLADHQLAAAYEVMEHVSPSTRIMLEPFITHSQIHSTPNATANATLEILGAALMADGRRVHGQVQLHGQFQGIKGVCGVPLEVRLTGWQVSSQLRLTASEIADLHAAAEAIEVAIQESRKTECELLTHKR, encoded by the coding sequence TTGGCACTCAGCATAGCGATCGTCGGGGCCGGGGGAGCCGTCGGTTCCGCCCTACTCATGCACCTGCTGAAGAGTTCGACTCTGCAGGCAGGTGACGAAGTAGTTCTCCTCGGTCGTGGCACACCGGAAAGCAGCGGACGACTCTTTGCGATCCGCATGGATCTGCTAGATGCCTTCGACGAGTCTGCGATTCGTATATCAGTTTGCGAATCGATCGGAGACTTAAAGGCTGATGTTGTTATCATCGCTGCCGGCTACACCATTTCCCCTTCGCGTCGGACACGGCGAGACCTCGCCGCATCCAATCAGCCGCTCTTCCAGTCTTTAGCTGCGAAGCTAAGCCGAACTGTTCCCAACGCCTTATTCCTAATTGTCAGCAATCCTGTTGAGTTAGCGGTCGGGATCTTTGCAGCGCACATGGAACCGCAGCGAGTCATCGGAATCGGAGCGCAACAAGATTCGTTGCGCTTTGCTCGGGCGATTGCGTCCCAAATTGGAGTGCATCGTTCCAAGGTGAGGGCCAGTGTTCTAGGTGAACATGGCCAGGCAATGGTTCCCTTGTGGAGTTCCGTTCATCTGACTCTGGACGAGCCGGAGACCGCATCGCGGCTAGCTGCACTCATAGAACGCTTCGAGAACAGCGACACGCGAAGCGAGGTCAATCGAACTCGAGACACACTCGAAAGCCTTCTGGCCGACCACCAGCTCGCGGCAGCTTATGAAGTCATGGAGCACGTATCACCTAGTACCCGAATCATGCTCGAGCCGTTCATCACGCATTCACAAATACATTCAACTCCAAACGCTACCGCAAACGCGACTCTAGAGATTCTCGGCGCTGCGCTTATGGCAGATGGGCGTCGAGTGCACGGTCAAGTGCAACTGCATGGTCAGTTCCAAGGTATTAAGGGAGTCTGCGGAGTTCCTCTTGAAGTGCGACTTACAGGTTGGCAAGTGAGTTCGCAGTTGCGGCTCACCGCCTCCGAAATTGCCGATCTACACGCGGCCGCTGAGGCGATTGAAGTGGCAATACAGGAATCTAGAAAGACAGAGTGCGAACTTCTCACTCACAAACGGTAA
- a CDS encoding ParB/RepB/Spo0J family partition protein yields MQDSSPFQYIAIDQIFESKTNPRQTFDQVKLEELAASIKHHGLIQPIVVRPKENGFEVVAGARRYRTSLLAEEFSVPAHIKELNDAEAVEWQLVENSQRVDIHPYEEAQGFQRLLDVPGYDVAALVEKSGKSTSHIYARLSLLQLIPKVAEAFVEERITASHANLIARLPQEHQADAFENCWRKDWQDKEAHLLPAKHLSAWIQSNLYLNLAEAPFDREDTTLKPEAGACVACPRGSGFNTSLFADVQGDQCLDGACFQAKVTAHIDREVAARPELVQIETAWRSSKEQRPGTLNKNQYRELAEPDNPDTEPPCPSAKAAIIVFGKNVGRTVTVCLDAECPVHTNQAHHTEEEDVEPPPVMAEAPEQETEEEAAQRKAEHEQRMAEYKAEQQRKEDERKAEFERQQKEYEAEQARREKLRKARAATFERIVETAPTSFSQEQLRLFLRLIVENMAYQLHEEVAHHFASGEEDTEQGDDEVVLAALANTADDKLISFALRLVLADNLEIPREGQNDTLSEAEALFAPKPAKPKKTPSSPSSLVKASAMKSVKVKKSAESQRAA; encoded by the coding sequence ATGCAAGACAGCAGCCCGTTTCAATACATCGCCATCGACCAGATTTTCGAGTCCAAGACCAACCCACGCCAGACGTTCGACCAAGTCAAGTTGGAGGAGCTTGCGGCCTCCATCAAACATCACGGCCTGATTCAGCCCATCGTCGTTCGCCCCAAGGAAAACGGCTTTGAAGTGGTCGCTGGAGCAAGGCGTTACCGCACCTCGCTCTTGGCTGAGGAGTTCTCCGTTCCCGCCCACATCAAGGAGCTGAACGACGCCGAGGCCGTCGAGTGGCAATTGGTCGAGAACTCGCAGCGTGTCGACATTCACCCGTACGAGGAGGCGCAGGGCTTTCAACGATTGCTCGACGTTCCGGGCTACGACGTGGCTGCTCTTGTCGAGAAGTCGGGCAAGAGTACGAGTCACATCTATGCGAGGCTCAGTCTCTTGCAACTCATTCCCAAGGTGGCCGAGGCGTTCGTGGAGGAGCGCATCACCGCCAGCCATGCCAACCTCATCGCCCGTCTACCGCAGGAGCATCAGGCCGATGCGTTCGAGAACTGCTGGCGCAAAGACTGGCAGGACAAGGAAGCGCACCTGCTTCCAGCCAAACACCTCAGCGCGTGGATTCAGTCCAATCTCTACCTCAACCTTGCGGAAGCACCGTTTGACCGCGAAGACACGACCCTGAAACCAGAGGCCGGGGCTTGCGTCGCCTGTCCCCGTGGCAGCGGCTTCAACACGAGTCTATTTGCGGACGTGCAGGGTGACCAGTGTTTGGATGGTGCCTGCTTTCAAGCCAAGGTGACAGCGCACATCGACCGCGAAGTTGCAGCGCGGCCTGAGTTAGTGCAGATCGAAACCGCGTGGCGCTCTTCCAAGGAACAGCGCCCCGGCACCCTCAACAAGAATCAGTACCGCGAACTTGCGGAACCGGATAACCCGGACACGGAGCCGCCATGCCCAAGCGCGAAGGCTGCCATCATCGTGTTTGGCAAGAACGTTGGGCGCACGGTCACGGTCTGCCTTGACGCCGAATGCCCAGTGCATACCAACCAAGCGCACCACACCGAAGAAGAAGACGTGGAGCCGCCCCCGGTCATGGCAGAAGCGCCGGAACAGGAGACGGAGGAAGAAGCCGCACAGAGAAAGGCCGAACACGAACAGCGCATGGCGGAATACAAGGCAGAACAACAGCGCAAGGAAGACGAGCGCAAGGCCGAGTTCGAACGTCAACAGAAGGAGTACGAAGCCGAGCAAGCCCGCCGCGAGAAACTGCGCAAGGCGCGGGCTGCGACCTTCGAGCGCATCGTTGAGACCGCGCCAACGTCTTTCAGCCAGGAACAGCTTCGTCTGTTCTTGCGTCTGATCGTCGAAAACATGGCTTATCAACTCCACGAAGAGGTCGCTCACCACTTCGCAAGCGGAGAGGAGGACACGGAACAGGGTGACGATGAGGTCGTGCTGGCCGCGCTCGCCAACACGGCGGACGACAAGCTCATTAGCTTCGCCCTGCGTCTTGTCCTAGCGGACAACCTTGAAATTCCTCGCGAAGGTCAAAACGACACACTGAGCGAAGCCGAAGCCCTCTTCGCTCCCAAGCCAGCCAAGCCGAAGAAGACGCCGTCTTCGCCCTCTTCGCTGGTCAAGGCATCGGCCATGAAGTCAGTCAAAGTCAAGAAATCCGCCGAGTCTCAAAGAGCAGCGTAG
- a CDS encoding ArdC family protein codes for MTTTAIDSKKPTTKQELIAANVKLLNEQLEAGHSEALTDYLTAMSRFHSYSFGNVLEIARQMPTATRVAGFWAWKNLGRSVNAGAKGIRILAPIVGVRRKKGEEAQKDITKQNERVLVGFRNAYVFDISQTNGVDLPAMHEVSGDPGENIERLAAFIKGQGIQLVYNPKIAPALGMSYGGRIAILPGQSKAEEFSTLVHETAHEMLHKAERRTATTKTVRETEAEAVAFVVGKAVGLVNRTASADYIQLYHGNASLLAESLEVIQQTASVILGALEPAVASEETPQQQEEEPELQEAA; via the coding sequence ATGACCACCACCGCCATCGACAGCAAGAAGCCCACCACCAAGCAGGAACTCATCGCCGCCAACGTCAAGCTCTTGAATGAGCAGTTAGAGGCAGGACACTCCGAAGCCCTCACCGATTACCTCACCGCCATGAGCCGTTTCCACAGCTACAGCTTCGGCAACGTTCTGGAGATCGCGCGGCAGATGCCTACCGCGACACGCGTGGCTGGTTTCTGGGCATGGAAAAACCTTGGCCGCAGCGTCAACGCAGGAGCCAAGGGCATCCGCATTCTTGCCCCCATCGTCGGCGTTCGCCGCAAGAAGGGCGAGGAAGCCCAGAAGGACATCACCAAACAGAATGAGCGTGTACTGGTTGGATTCCGTAATGCATACGTCTTCGATATCTCGCAGACCAACGGTGTTGACCTTCCGGCGATGCACGAAGTTTCTGGCGACCCCGGCGAGAACATTGAGCGCCTTGCCGCTTTCATCAAGGGCCAGGGCATCCAGCTTGTCTACAACCCGAAGATTGCCCCCGCGCTCGGCATGAGCTACGGCGGACGCATCGCCATTCTTCCCGGACAGAGCAAGGCCGAAGAGTTTTCGACCCTCGTTCACGAAACCGCGCATGAGATGTTGCATAAGGCCGAACGTCGCACCGCGACCACCAAGACCGTGCGAGAGACAGAGGCCGAAGCCGTGGCCTTTGTGGTCGGCAAAGCCGTTGGCCTCGTGAACAGAACCGCTTCCGCTGACTACATCCAGCTTTACCACGGCAACGCCTCGCTCTTGGCCGAGAGCTTGGAAGTCATTCAGCAGACCGCCAGCGTCATCCTTGGGGCTTTGGAACCAGCCGTAGCCAGCGAGGAGACACCACAGCAGCAGGAGGAAGAGCCGGAACTGCAGGAGGCTGCGTGA
- a CDS encoding HTTM domain-containing protein — protein MQDLRRKADAFFFQPISPYPLAAYRILFGTCVATTLLLLHRDWMAWFGMHGWVSPETIHKAESGFRLNAFDLLPNDDGWVRLCFWIFLSASLALVLGFCSRLSSAIVFLALNALNQRMPLILHGGDTFLRAAAFFLVFCPSGMVWSVDALIRKRRHILRPITIKPWAQRLIQYQLVLIYLSSFLWKIKGEPWRSGTALFYVWHLRELQRFPVPSLFHNSAAVHIESWSVLVFELAFPLLIWLKRFRVSLLTIGILFHLTLEYALNIPMFQWDMLSAYVLFVDPYALERGIRHFFKVWKRRQVGTA, from the coding sequence ATGCAGGATCTCCGCCGGAAAGCCGACGCTTTCTTCTTTCAACCCATTTCGCCCTATCCGCTCGCTGCATACCGAATCCTATTCGGCACTTGCGTTGCCACCACTCTGCTATTGCTCCACCGAGACTGGATGGCGTGGTTCGGCATGCATGGCTGGGTAAGCCCAGAGACAATTCACAAGGCGGAAAGCGGATTCCGACTGAATGCCTTTGACCTCTTGCCGAACGATGATGGATGGGTCCGCCTCTGCTTCTGGATCTTTCTGTCCGCTTCACTCGCTTTGGTTCTTGGATTTTGCTCCAGGCTTAGCAGCGCTATCGTGTTCCTCGCGCTCAATGCCCTCAACCAGCGCATGCCGCTCATCTTGCACGGAGGGGACACCTTCCTGCGAGCCGCCGCCTTCTTCCTCGTCTTCTGTCCTTCGGGTATGGTGTGGTCTGTGGACGCGCTGATTCGGAAGCGACGCCACATATTACGACCGATTACCATCAAACCTTGGGCTCAACGACTGATCCAGTATCAGCTGGTCCTCATCTATCTTTCGTCTTTCCTATGGAAGATCAAAGGCGAACCTTGGCGAAGCGGGACAGCACTTTTCTATGTCTGGCATCTTCGGGAACTCCAGCGGTTCCCAGTTCCAAGCCTATTTCACAACAGCGCAGCCGTTCACATCGAGAGTTGGTCCGTTCTCGTTTTCGAACTTGCATTTCCGCTCTTGATTTGGCTTAAGCGTTTCCGTGTCTCTCTGTTGACCATAGGCATACTCTTCCATCTCACGCTGGAATACGCACTTAACATCCCGATGTTCCAGTGGGACATGCTTTCTGCCTATGTACTCTTTGTCGATCCATACGCGCTCGAAAGAGGGATTCGGCACTTCTTCAAGGTATGGAAGCGAAGACAAGTCGGCACCGCTTAG
- a CDS encoding CBM35 domain-containing protein, which translates to MTPVWVAKQDDGSFNVALFNLNAFPTPVSIDWNTIGFLTSPNVRDLWSHTDLGGFDQGFRTVVLGHSARLLKVESKGVVAPAGTARYEAEFGLAQGSTQFLACKPCSDGNKVVKLGLGIENTLTLNNIYTERAGIYRVEIDPVASGSSDLIFQVNDGEPQALKVSGGSANQPSSSFLPLELKTGYNSIRFGNASGVAPDLDRISVGSGSLVGSPSSRSYEAELARLSGTETASSCLMCSGGAQVSSIEQNDENAVTFPNVNAPSGGVYELEIDFVTASQHSVLLTINGGKEINIDLNGSSKVTPSTTVVPVVLKDGKNELRFTSHDFDAPALDRIAVPPPIGSSSLVASLVGKNGPENDRVWTLQIVNSGYQTALNPQINILARTQSSGKETCQPKVLSALPLMAGSIPQHGQLTVPVHLDFSKCSDDAQFNTLIVYSANNGAIVADSAGVSVPQ; encoded by the coding sequence ATGACACCGGTGTGGGTCGCCAAGCAAGACGACGGTAGCTTTAACGTCGCCCTGTTCAACTTGAATGCGTTTCCGACCCCCGTCTCAATCGATTGGAATACGATCGGCTTCCTGACGTCCCCAAACGTCCGAGACCTTTGGTCTCACACCGATCTTGGGGGCTTTGACCAAGGCTTCAGGACAGTTGTATTGGGGCACAGCGCACGCCTCTTGAAAGTTGAATCCAAGGGAGTTGTCGCGCCTGCAGGCACAGCGCGCTATGAGGCAGAATTCGGCCTCGCGCAAGGCTCCACGCAGTTCTTAGCGTGTAAGCCTTGTTCGGATGGCAACAAAGTCGTGAAGCTCGGACTAGGCATCGAAAATACCTTGACTCTCAACAACATCTATACCGAAAGGGCTGGTATCTACCGCGTCGAGATAGACCCGGTAGCCAGCGGAAGCAGTGATCTGATCTTCCAAGTCAACGATGGAGAACCCCAGGCGCTTAAGGTAAGCGGAGGGAGTGCCAATCAGCCGTCAAGCTCCTTCCTTCCCCTTGAGCTAAAGACGGGCTACAACTCAATTCGATTCGGCAATGCCTCAGGCGTTGCACCCGATCTGGACCGTATCTCGGTTGGGAGCGGCAGCCTTGTGGGCTCGCCATCTTCCAGGTCCTATGAAGCGGAGTTGGCGCGATTGTCAGGAACTGAAACCGCATCTTCCTGCCTGATGTGCTCCGGCGGAGCTCAAGTCTCAAGCATTGAGCAGAATGATGAGAACGCCGTGACCTTCCCAAACGTCAATGCACCGTCAGGCGGAGTCTATGAGCTTGAGATTGATTTTGTAACTGCCAGCCAGCATTCGGTGTTATTGACCATCAATGGCGGTAAAGAGATCAACATCGATCTAAACGGATCGAGTAAGGTTACGCCATCGACCACCGTGGTCCCAGTCGTTTTGAAGGATGGTAAGAACGAACTTCGGTTCACAAGCCACGACTTCGATGCACCAGCTTTAGACCGGATTGCCGTGCCCCCCCCTATTGGGTCGAGTAGCCTGGTCGCTTCACTGGTGGGGAAAAATGGGCCAGAGAACGATCGAGTGTGGACGCTGCAGATCGTCAACTCTGGGTACCAGACTGCATTGAATCCACAGATCAATATTCTTGCCCGCACACAATCAAGCGGAAAAGAAACCTGCCAACCGAAAGTGCTCAGTGCACTGCCTTTGATGGCCGGGTCGATCCCCCAGCATGGACAACTGACAGTCCCGGTACACCTCGATTTTTCAAAGTGTTCCGACGACGCTCAATTCAACACTCTCATCGTCTATTCCGCGAACAATGGTGCGATCGTGGCTGACTCCGCTGGTGTCTCTGTGCCACAGTGA
- a CDS encoding DUF6908 domain-containing protein, whose protein sequence is MDTILRILKTAGGWNHGLHLHIENPPYMALVIEAVDESGPCGLPALSVCHYGEQNGDAMRDPEMCFELGLAGGAHLNPYYWRNDYVAVEQWSRFIQCGMYVHNSELHDQHEKFAKLWNKNLREQRFLEAFERQRP, encoded by the coding sequence ATGGACACCATCCTTCGCATCCTCAAAACAGCCGGAGGCTGGAACCACGGCCTCCATCTGCACATCGAGAACCCGCCCTATATGGCCTTAGTCATTGAAGCCGTGGACGAGTCCGGACCGTGCGGTCTCCCCGCACTCTCTGTTTGCCACTACGGGGAACAGAACGGCGACGCGATGCGTGACCCCGAGATGTGTTTCGAGCTCGGACTCGCCGGGGGAGCGCACCTTAACCCCTACTACTGGCGCAATGACTACGTTGCCGTCGAGCAATGGAGTCGTTTCATTCAGTGCGGCATGTATGTCCACAACTCTGAACTCCACGACCAGCACGAGAAGTTCGCCAAGCTTTGGAACAAGAACCTTCGAGAACAGCGCTTTTTAGAAGCTTTCGAGCGGCAGCGCCCCTAA